Proteins co-encoded in one Pseudopipra pipra isolate bDixPip1 chromosome 12, bDixPip1.hap1, whole genome shotgun sequence genomic window:
- the CELF6 gene encoding CUGBP Elav-like family member 6 isoform X7, with protein sequence MGMWQCQGWQNPLLGVSRGRGGFSPAWCSSPGMNRPIQVKPADSEGRGEDRKLFVGMLGKQQSEDDVRRLFEPFGQIEECTILRGPDGASKGCAFVKYGSHAEAQAAINSLHGSQTMPGASSSLVVKFADTDKERTLRRMHQMAGQLGIFNPMTIQFGAYGAYTQAIMQQQAALMAAAQGTCLNPMAAIAAAQMQQMAAFNVSGLVAAPLTPSSGTSTPPGISTAPVPSIAAPIGVNGFSPLPPQTNGQPASDTIYTNGIHPYPAQSPTVADPLQQAYAGMQHYAAAYPTAYAPISQAFPQQAPLIPQQQREGPEGCNLFIYHLPQEFGDAELTQMFLPFGNVISAKVFVDRATNQSKCFGFVSFDNPTSAQAAIQAMNGFQIGMKRLKVQLKRPKDANRPY encoded by the exons ATGGGCATGTGGCAATGCCAAGGGTGGCAAAACCCCCTTTTGGGGGTGTCCAGAGGCCGGGGCGGTTTCTCCCCGGCGTGGTGCAGCAGCCCTGGG ATGAACCGCCCCATCCAGGTGAAGCCGGCCGACAGCGAGGGCCGAGGAG aagACAGGAAGCTCTTTGTGGGCATGCTGGGGAAGCAACAGAGTGAGGACGATGTCCGCCGCCTCTTTGAGCCCTTCGGCCAAATCGAGGAGTGCACCATCCTGCGAGGGCCTGATGGAGCCAGCAAAG GTTGTGCCTTTGTGAAATATGGGAGCCATGCCGAGGCACAGGCTGCCATCAACAGCCTGCACGGCAGCCAAACCATGCCG gGCGCCTCGTCCAGCCTGGTGGTGAAGTTTGCGGACACGGATAAGGAGAGGACCCTGCGTCGGATGCATCAGATGGCGGGGCAGCTGGGCATCTTCAACCCCATGACCATCCAGTTTGGCGCCTACGGGGCCTACACACAAGCG ATCAtgcagcagcaggcagccctgatggcagctgcccagggcacttgCCTCAACCCCATGGCCGCCATCGCCGCCGCCCAGATGCAACAAATGGCCGCCTTCAACGTCAGCGGGCTGGTGGCCGCCCCCCTCACCCCCTCTTCAG GTACGAGCACCCCCCCGGGGATCAGCACGGCGCCGGTGCCCAGCATTGCCGCGCCCATCGGCGTGAACGGCTTCAGCCCCCTGCCACCCCAGACCAACGGGCAGCCCGCCTCCGACACCATCTACACCAACGGCATCCACCCCTACCCAG ctCAAAGCCCCACGGTGGCAGACCCCCTCCAGCAGGCCTATGCCGGCATGCAGCACTATGCAG CAGCATATCCCACTGCCTATGCTCCCATCAGCCAAGCCTTTCCCCAGCAGGCACCGCTCATCCCGCAGCAGCAGCGAGAAG GTCCCGAGGGCTGTAACCTGTTTATTTATCACCTGCCCCAGGAGTTCGGGGACGCGGAGCTCACGCAGATGTTCTTGCCTTTCGGCAACGTCATCTCTGCCAAAGTCTTTGTGGACCGTGCCACCAACCAGAGTAAATGCTTTG gtTTCGTCAGTTTTGACAATCCGACGAGCGCCCAGGCGGCCATTCAGGCCATGAATGGCTTCCAGATTGGCATGAAGAGGCTAAAAGTCCAGCTAAAGCGGCCGAAAGATGCCAACAGACCCTACTGA
- the CELF6 gene encoding CUGBP Elav-like family member 6 isoform X8, which produces MGMWQCQGWQNPLLGVSRGRGGFSPAWCSSPGMNRPIQVKPADSEGRGDRKLFVGMLGKQQSEDDVRRLFEPFGQIEECTILRGPDGASKGCAFVKYGSHAEAQAAINSLHGSQTMPGASSSLVVKFADTDKERTLRRMHQMAGQLGIFNPMTIQFGAYGAYTQAIMQQQAALMAAAQGTCLNPMAAIAAAQMQQMAAFNVSGLVAAPLTPSSGTSTPPGISTAPVPSIAAPIGVNGFSPLPPQTNGQPASDTIYTNGIHPYPAQSPTVADPLQQAYAGMQHYAAAYPTAYAPISQAFPQQAPLIPQQQREGPEGCNLFIYHLPQEFGDAELTQMFLPFGNVISAKVFVDRATNQSKCFGFVSFDNPTSAQAAIQAMNGFQIGMKRLKVQLKRPKDANRPY; this is translated from the exons ATGGGCATGTGGCAATGCCAAGGGTGGCAAAACCCCCTTTTGGGGGTGTCCAGAGGCCGGGGCGGTTTCTCCCCGGCGTGGTGCAGCAGCCCTGGG ATGAACCGCCCCATCCAGGTGAAGCCGGCCGACAGCGAGGGCCGAGGAG ACAGGAAGCTCTTTGTGGGCATGCTGGGGAAGCAACAGAGTGAGGACGATGTCCGCCGCCTCTTTGAGCCCTTCGGCCAAATCGAGGAGTGCACCATCCTGCGAGGGCCTGATGGAGCCAGCAAAG GTTGTGCCTTTGTGAAATATGGGAGCCATGCCGAGGCACAGGCTGCCATCAACAGCCTGCACGGCAGCCAAACCATGCCG gGCGCCTCGTCCAGCCTGGTGGTGAAGTTTGCGGACACGGATAAGGAGAGGACCCTGCGTCGGATGCATCAGATGGCGGGGCAGCTGGGCATCTTCAACCCCATGACCATCCAGTTTGGCGCCTACGGGGCCTACACACAAGCG ATCAtgcagcagcaggcagccctgatggcagctgcccagggcacttgCCTCAACCCCATGGCCGCCATCGCCGCCGCCCAGATGCAACAAATGGCCGCCTTCAACGTCAGCGGGCTGGTGGCCGCCCCCCTCACCCCCTCTTCAG GTACGAGCACCCCCCCGGGGATCAGCACGGCGCCGGTGCCCAGCATTGCCGCGCCCATCGGCGTGAACGGCTTCAGCCCCCTGCCACCCCAGACCAACGGGCAGCCCGCCTCCGACACCATCTACACCAACGGCATCCACCCCTACCCAG ctCAAAGCCCCACGGTGGCAGACCCCCTCCAGCAGGCCTATGCCGGCATGCAGCACTATGCAG CAGCATATCCCACTGCCTATGCTCCCATCAGCCAAGCCTTTCCCCAGCAGGCACCGCTCATCCCGCAGCAGCAGCGAGAAG GTCCCGAGGGCTGTAACCTGTTTATTTATCACCTGCCCCAGGAGTTCGGGGACGCGGAGCTCACGCAGATGTTCTTGCCTTTCGGCAACGTCATCTCTGCCAAAGTCTTTGTGGACCGTGCCACCAACCAGAGTAAATGCTTTG gtTTCGTCAGTTTTGACAATCCGACGAGCGCCCAGGCGGCCATTCAGGCCATGAATGGCTTCCAGATTGGCATGAAGAGGCTAAAAGTCCAGCTAAAGCGGCCGAAAGATGCCAACAGACCCTACTGA
- the CELF6 gene encoding CUGBP Elav-like family member 6 isoform X1 has product MQLPQVPAPGPRPPVLWVPAGSKILCIEMNRPIQVKPADSEGRGEDRKLFVGMLGKQQSEDDVRRLFEPFGQIEECTILRGPDGASKGCAFVKYGSHAEAQAAINSLHGSQTMPGASSSLVVKFADTDKERTLRRMHQMAGQLGIFNPMTIQFGAYGAYTQAIMQQQAALMAAAQGTCLNPMAAIAAAQMQQMAAFNVSGLVAAPLTPSSGTSTPPGISTAPVPSIAAPIGVNGFSPLPPQTNGQPASDTIYTNGIHPYPAQSPTVADPLQQAYAGMQHYAAAYPTAYAPISQAFPQQAPLIPQQQREGPEGCNLFIYHLPQEFGDAELTQMFLPFGNVISAKVFVDRATNQSKCFGFVSFDNPTSAQAAIQAMNGFQIGMKRLKVQLKRPKDANRPY; this is encoded by the exons ATGCAGCTGCCGCAGGTGCCGGCGCccgggccgcggccgcccgTGCTGTGGGTGCCCGCCGGGTCCAAGATCCTCTGCATCGAG ATGAACCGCCCCATCCAGGTGAAGCCGGCCGACAGCGAGGGCCGAGGAG aagACAGGAAGCTCTTTGTGGGCATGCTGGGGAAGCAACAGAGTGAGGACGATGTCCGCCGCCTCTTTGAGCCCTTCGGCCAAATCGAGGAGTGCACCATCCTGCGAGGGCCTGATGGAGCCAGCAAAG GTTGTGCCTTTGTGAAATATGGGAGCCATGCCGAGGCACAGGCTGCCATCAACAGCCTGCACGGCAGCCAAACCATGCCG gGCGCCTCGTCCAGCCTGGTGGTGAAGTTTGCGGACACGGATAAGGAGAGGACCCTGCGTCGGATGCATCAGATGGCGGGGCAGCTGGGCATCTTCAACCCCATGACCATCCAGTTTGGCGCCTACGGGGCCTACACACAAGCG ATCAtgcagcagcaggcagccctgatggcagctgcccagggcacttgCCTCAACCCCATGGCCGCCATCGCCGCCGCCCAGATGCAACAAATGGCCGCCTTCAACGTCAGCGGGCTGGTGGCCGCCCCCCTCACCCCCTCTTCAG GTACGAGCACCCCCCCGGGGATCAGCACGGCGCCGGTGCCCAGCATTGCCGCGCCCATCGGCGTGAACGGCTTCAGCCCCCTGCCACCCCAGACCAACGGGCAGCCCGCCTCCGACACCATCTACACCAACGGCATCCACCCCTACCCAG ctCAAAGCCCCACGGTGGCAGACCCCCTCCAGCAGGCCTATGCCGGCATGCAGCACTATGCAG CAGCATATCCCACTGCCTATGCTCCCATCAGCCAAGCCTTTCCCCAGCAGGCACCGCTCATCCCGCAGCAGCAGCGAGAAG GTCCCGAGGGCTGTAACCTGTTTATTTATCACCTGCCCCAGGAGTTCGGGGACGCGGAGCTCACGCAGATGTTCTTGCCTTTCGGCAACGTCATCTCTGCCAAAGTCTTTGTGGACCGTGCCACCAACCAGAGTAAATGCTTTG gtTTCGTCAGTTTTGACAATCCGACGAGCGCCCAGGCGGCCATTCAGGCCATGAATGGCTTCCAGATTGGCATGAAGAGGCTAAAAGTCCAGCTAAAGCGGCCGAAAGATGCCAACAGACCCTACTGA
- the CELF6 gene encoding CUGBP Elav-like family member 6 isoform X5 produces the protein MAAAAAAAGEAAGAAFSTANSGRVNGLSRPPGAIAMKDHDAIKLFVGQIPRNLEESDLKPLFEEFGRIYELTVLKDRFTGMHKGCAFLTYCARDSALKAQSALHEQKTLPGMNRPIQVKPADSEGRGEDRKLFVGMLGKQQSEDDVRRLFEPFGQIEECTILRGPDGASKGCAFVKYGSHAEAQAAINSLHGSQTMPGASSSLVVKFADTDKERTLRRMHQMAGQLGIFNPMTIQFGAYGAYTQAIMQQQAALMAAAQGTCLNPMAAIAAAQMQQMAAFNVSGLVAAPLTPSSGTSTPPGISTAPVPSIAAPIGVNGFSPLPPQTNGQPASDTIYTNGIHPYPAQSPTVADPLQQAYAGMQHYAAYPTAYAPISQAFPQQAPLIPQQQREGPEGCNLFIYHLPQEFGDAELTQMFLPFGNVISAKVFVDRATNQSKCFGFVSFDNPTSAQAAIQAMNGFQIGMKRLKVQLKRPKDANRPY, from the exons atggcggcggcggcggcggcggcgggcgaggcggcgggggcggcgtTCAGCACCGCGAACAGCGGCCGGGTGAACGGGCTGAGCCGCCCGCCCGGCGCCATCGCCATGAAGGACCACGACGCCATCAAGCTGTTCGTGGGGCAGATCCCGCGCAACCTGGAGGAGAGCGACCTCAAGCCGCTCTTCGAGGAGTTCGGCCGCATCTACGAGCTCACCGTGCTCAAGGATCGCTTCACCGGCATGCACAAAG GCTGTGCCTTCCTCACCTACTGCGCCCGCGACTCGGCGCTGAAGGCTCAGAGCGCCCTGCATGAGCAGAAGACGCTGCCGGGG ATGAACCGCCCCATCCAGGTGAAGCCGGCCGACAGCGAGGGCCGAGGAG aagACAGGAAGCTCTTTGTGGGCATGCTGGGGAAGCAACAGAGTGAGGACGATGTCCGCCGCCTCTTTGAGCCCTTCGGCCAAATCGAGGAGTGCACCATCCTGCGAGGGCCTGATGGAGCCAGCAAAG GTTGTGCCTTTGTGAAATATGGGAGCCATGCCGAGGCACAGGCTGCCATCAACAGCCTGCACGGCAGCCAAACCATGCCG gGCGCCTCGTCCAGCCTGGTGGTGAAGTTTGCGGACACGGATAAGGAGAGGACCCTGCGTCGGATGCATCAGATGGCGGGGCAGCTGGGCATCTTCAACCCCATGACCATCCAGTTTGGCGCCTACGGGGCCTACACACAAGCG ATCAtgcagcagcaggcagccctgatggcagctgcccagggcacttgCCTCAACCCCATGGCCGCCATCGCCGCCGCCCAGATGCAACAAATGGCCGCCTTCAACGTCAGCGGGCTGGTGGCCGCCCCCCTCACCCCCTCTTCAG GTACGAGCACCCCCCCGGGGATCAGCACGGCGCCGGTGCCCAGCATTGCCGCGCCCATCGGCGTGAACGGCTTCAGCCCCCTGCCACCCCAGACCAACGGGCAGCCCGCCTCCGACACCATCTACACCAACGGCATCCACCCCTACCCAG ctCAAAGCCCCACGGTGGCAGACCCCCTCCAGCAGGCCTATGCCGGCATGCAGCACTATGCAG CATATCCCACTGCCTATGCTCCCATCAGCCAAGCCTTTCCCCAGCAGGCACCGCTCATCCCGCAGCAGCAGCGAGAAG GTCCCGAGGGCTGTAACCTGTTTATTTATCACCTGCCCCAGGAGTTCGGGGACGCGGAGCTCACGCAGATGTTCTTGCCTTTCGGCAACGTCATCTCTGCCAAAGTCTTTGTGGACCGTGCCACCAACCAGAGTAAATGCTTTG gtTTCGTCAGTTTTGACAATCCGACGAGCGCCCAGGCGGCCATTCAGGCCATGAATGGCTTCCAGATTGGCATGAAGAGGCTAAAAGTCCAGCTAAAGCGGCCGAAAGATGCCAACAGACCCTACTGA
- the CELF6 gene encoding CUGBP Elav-like family member 6 isoform X2 yields the protein MQLPQVPAPGPRPPVLWVPAGSKILCIEMNRPIQVKPADSEGRGEDRKLFVGMLGKQQSEDDVRRLFEPFGQIEECTILRGPDGASKGCAFVKYGSHAEAQAAINSLHGSQTMPGASSSLVVKFADTDKERTLRRMHQMAGQLGIFNPMTIQFGAYGAYTQAIMQQQAALMAAAQGTCLNPMAAIAAAQMQQMAAFNVSGLVAAPLTPSSGTSTPPGISTAPVPSIAAPIGVNGFSPLPPQTNGQPASDTIYTNGIHPYPAQSPTVADPLQQAYAGMQHYAAYPTAYAPISQAFPQQAPLIPQQQREGPEGCNLFIYHLPQEFGDAELTQMFLPFGNVISAKVFVDRATNQSKCFGFVSFDNPTSAQAAIQAMNGFQIGMKRLKVQLKRPKDANRPY from the exons ATGCAGCTGCCGCAGGTGCCGGCGCccgggccgcggccgcccgTGCTGTGGGTGCCCGCCGGGTCCAAGATCCTCTGCATCGAG ATGAACCGCCCCATCCAGGTGAAGCCGGCCGACAGCGAGGGCCGAGGAG aagACAGGAAGCTCTTTGTGGGCATGCTGGGGAAGCAACAGAGTGAGGACGATGTCCGCCGCCTCTTTGAGCCCTTCGGCCAAATCGAGGAGTGCACCATCCTGCGAGGGCCTGATGGAGCCAGCAAAG GTTGTGCCTTTGTGAAATATGGGAGCCATGCCGAGGCACAGGCTGCCATCAACAGCCTGCACGGCAGCCAAACCATGCCG gGCGCCTCGTCCAGCCTGGTGGTGAAGTTTGCGGACACGGATAAGGAGAGGACCCTGCGTCGGATGCATCAGATGGCGGGGCAGCTGGGCATCTTCAACCCCATGACCATCCAGTTTGGCGCCTACGGGGCCTACACACAAGCG ATCAtgcagcagcaggcagccctgatggcagctgcccagggcacttgCCTCAACCCCATGGCCGCCATCGCCGCCGCCCAGATGCAACAAATGGCCGCCTTCAACGTCAGCGGGCTGGTGGCCGCCCCCCTCACCCCCTCTTCAG GTACGAGCACCCCCCCGGGGATCAGCACGGCGCCGGTGCCCAGCATTGCCGCGCCCATCGGCGTGAACGGCTTCAGCCCCCTGCCACCCCAGACCAACGGGCAGCCCGCCTCCGACACCATCTACACCAACGGCATCCACCCCTACCCAG ctCAAAGCCCCACGGTGGCAGACCCCCTCCAGCAGGCCTATGCCGGCATGCAGCACTATGCAG CATATCCCACTGCCTATGCTCCCATCAGCCAAGCCTTTCCCCAGCAGGCACCGCTCATCCCGCAGCAGCAGCGAGAAG GTCCCGAGGGCTGTAACCTGTTTATTTATCACCTGCCCCAGGAGTTCGGGGACGCGGAGCTCACGCAGATGTTCTTGCCTTTCGGCAACGTCATCTCTGCCAAAGTCTTTGTGGACCGTGCCACCAACCAGAGTAAATGCTTTG gtTTCGTCAGTTTTGACAATCCGACGAGCGCCCAGGCGGCCATTCAGGCCATGAATGGCTTCCAGATTGGCATGAAGAGGCTAAAAGTCCAGCTAAAGCGGCCGAAAGATGCCAACAGACCCTACTGA
- the CELF6 gene encoding CUGBP Elav-like family member 6 isoform X3: MQLPQVPAPGPRPPVLWVPAGSKILCIEMNRPIQVKPADSEGRGDRKLFVGMLGKQQSEDDVRRLFEPFGQIEECTILRGPDGASKGCAFVKYGSHAEAQAAINSLHGSQTMPGASSSLVVKFADTDKERTLRRMHQMAGQLGIFNPMTIQFGAYGAYTQAIMQQQAALMAAAQGTCLNPMAAIAAAQMQQMAAFNVSGLVAAPLTPSSGTSTPPGISTAPVPSIAAPIGVNGFSPLPPQTNGQPASDTIYTNGIHPYPAQSPTVADPLQQAYAGMQHYAAAYPTAYAPISQAFPQQAPLIPQQQREGPEGCNLFIYHLPQEFGDAELTQMFLPFGNVISAKVFVDRATNQSKCFGFVSFDNPTSAQAAIQAMNGFQIGMKRLKVQLKRPKDANRPY; the protein is encoded by the exons ATGCAGCTGCCGCAGGTGCCGGCGCccgggccgcggccgcccgTGCTGTGGGTGCCCGCCGGGTCCAAGATCCTCTGCATCGAG ATGAACCGCCCCATCCAGGTGAAGCCGGCCGACAGCGAGGGCCGAGGAG ACAGGAAGCTCTTTGTGGGCATGCTGGGGAAGCAACAGAGTGAGGACGATGTCCGCCGCCTCTTTGAGCCCTTCGGCCAAATCGAGGAGTGCACCATCCTGCGAGGGCCTGATGGAGCCAGCAAAG GTTGTGCCTTTGTGAAATATGGGAGCCATGCCGAGGCACAGGCTGCCATCAACAGCCTGCACGGCAGCCAAACCATGCCG gGCGCCTCGTCCAGCCTGGTGGTGAAGTTTGCGGACACGGATAAGGAGAGGACCCTGCGTCGGATGCATCAGATGGCGGGGCAGCTGGGCATCTTCAACCCCATGACCATCCAGTTTGGCGCCTACGGGGCCTACACACAAGCG ATCAtgcagcagcaggcagccctgatggcagctgcccagggcacttgCCTCAACCCCATGGCCGCCATCGCCGCCGCCCAGATGCAACAAATGGCCGCCTTCAACGTCAGCGGGCTGGTGGCCGCCCCCCTCACCCCCTCTTCAG GTACGAGCACCCCCCCGGGGATCAGCACGGCGCCGGTGCCCAGCATTGCCGCGCCCATCGGCGTGAACGGCTTCAGCCCCCTGCCACCCCAGACCAACGGGCAGCCCGCCTCCGACACCATCTACACCAACGGCATCCACCCCTACCCAG ctCAAAGCCCCACGGTGGCAGACCCCCTCCAGCAGGCCTATGCCGGCATGCAGCACTATGCAG CAGCATATCCCACTGCCTATGCTCCCATCAGCCAAGCCTTTCCCCAGCAGGCACCGCTCATCCCGCAGCAGCAGCGAGAAG GTCCCGAGGGCTGTAACCTGTTTATTTATCACCTGCCCCAGGAGTTCGGGGACGCGGAGCTCACGCAGATGTTCTTGCCTTTCGGCAACGTCATCTCTGCCAAAGTCTTTGTGGACCGTGCCACCAACCAGAGTAAATGCTTTG gtTTCGTCAGTTTTGACAATCCGACGAGCGCCCAGGCGGCCATTCAGGCCATGAATGGCTTCCAGATTGGCATGAAGAGGCTAAAAGTCCAGCTAAAGCGGCCGAAAGATGCCAACAGACCCTACTGA
- the CELF6 gene encoding CUGBP Elav-like family member 6 isoform X6, which translates to MAAAAAAAGEAAGAAFSTANSGRVNGLSRPPGAIAMKDHDAIKLFVGQIPRNLEESDLKPLFEEFGRIYELTVLKDRFTGMHKGCAFLTYCARDSALKAQSALHEQKTLPGMNRPIQVKPADSEGRGDRKLFVGMLGKQQSEDDVRRLFEPFGQIEECTILRGPDGASKGCAFVKYGSHAEAQAAINSLHGSQTMPGASSSLVVKFADTDKERTLRRMHQMAGQLGIFNPMTIQFGAYGAYTQAIMQQQAALMAAAQGTCLNPMAAIAAAQMQQMAAFNVSGLVAAPLTPSSGTSTPPGISTAPVPSIAAPIGVNGFSPLPPQTNGQPASDTIYTNGIHPYPAQSPTVADPLQQAYAGMQHYAAAYPTAYAPISQAFPQQAPLIPQQQREGPEGCNLFIYHLPQEFGDAELTQMFLPFGNVISAKVFVDRATNQSKCFGFVSFDNPTSAQAAIQAMNGFQIGMKRLKVQLKRPKDANRPY; encoded by the exons atggcggcggcggcggcggcggcgggcgaggcggcgggggcggcgtTCAGCACCGCGAACAGCGGCCGGGTGAACGGGCTGAGCCGCCCGCCCGGCGCCATCGCCATGAAGGACCACGACGCCATCAAGCTGTTCGTGGGGCAGATCCCGCGCAACCTGGAGGAGAGCGACCTCAAGCCGCTCTTCGAGGAGTTCGGCCGCATCTACGAGCTCACCGTGCTCAAGGATCGCTTCACCGGCATGCACAAAG GCTGTGCCTTCCTCACCTACTGCGCCCGCGACTCGGCGCTGAAGGCTCAGAGCGCCCTGCATGAGCAGAAGACGCTGCCGGGG ATGAACCGCCCCATCCAGGTGAAGCCGGCCGACAGCGAGGGCCGAGGAG ACAGGAAGCTCTTTGTGGGCATGCTGGGGAAGCAACAGAGTGAGGACGATGTCCGCCGCCTCTTTGAGCCCTTCGGCCAAATCGAGGAGTGCACCATCCTGCGAGGGCCTGATGGAGCCAGCAAAG GTTGTGCCTTTGTGAAATATGGGAGCCATGCCGAGGCACAGGCTGCCATCAACAGCCTGCACGGCAGCCAAACCATGCCG gGCGCCTCGTCCAGCCTGGTGGTGAAGTTTGCGGACACGGATAAGGAGAGGACCCTGCGTCGGATGCATCAGATGGCGGGGCAGCTGGGCATCTTCAACCCCATGACCATCCAGTTTGGCGCCTACGGGGCCTACACACAAGCG ATCAtgcagcagcaggcagccctgatggcagctgcccagggcacttgCCTCAACCCCATGGCCGCCATCGCCGCCGCCCAGATGCAACAAATGGCCGCCTTCAACGTCAGCGGGCTGGTGGCCGCCCCCCTCACCCCCTCTTCAG GTACGAGCACCCCCCCGGGGATCAGCACGGCGCCGGTGCCCAGCATTGCCGCGCCCATCGGCGTGAACGGCTTCAGCCCCCTGCCACCCCAGACCAACGGGCAGCCCGCCTCCGACACCATCTACACCAACGGCATCCACCCCTACCCAG ctCAAAGCCCCACGGTGGCAGACCCCCTCCAGCAGGCCTATGCCGGCATGCAGCACTATGCAG CAGCATATCCCACTGCCTATGCTCCCATCAGCCAAGCCTTTCCCCAGCAGGCACCGCTCATCCCGCAGCAGCAGCGAGAAG GTCCCGAGGGCTGTAACCTGTTTATTTATCACCTGCCCCAGGAGTTCGGGGACGCGGAGCTCACGCAGATGTTCTTGCCTTTCGGCAACGTCATCTCTGCCAAAGTCTTTGTGGACCGTGCCACCAACCAGAGTAAATGCTTTG gtTTCGTCAGTTTTGACAATCCGACGAGCGCCCAGGCGGCCATTCAGGCCATGAATGGCTTCCAGATTGGCATGAAGAGGCTAAAAGTCCAGCTAAAGCGGCCGAAAGATGCCAACAGACCCTACTGA
- the CELF6 gene encoding CUGBP Elav-like family member 6 isoform X4, with product MAAAAAAAGEAAGAAFSTANSGRVNGLSRPPGAIAMKDHDAIKLFVGQIPRNLEESDLKPLFEEFGRIYELTVLKDRFTGMHKGCAFLTYCARDSALKAQSALHEQKTLPGMNRPIQVKPADSEGRGEDRKLFVGMLGKQQSEDDVRRLFEPFGQIEECTILRGPDGASKGCAFVKYGSHAEAQAAINSLHGSQTMPGASSSLVVKFADTDKERTLRRMHQMAGQLGIFNPMTIQFGAYGAYTQAIMQQQAALMAAAQGTCLNPMAAIAAAQMQQMAAFNVSGLVAAPLTPSSGTSTPPGISTAPVPSIAAPIGVNGFSPLPPQTNGQPASDTIYTNGIHPYPAQSPTVADPLQQAYAGMQHYAAAYPTAYAPISQAFPQQAPLIPQQQREGPEGCNLFIYHLPQEFGDAELTQMFLPFGNVISAKVFVDRATNQSKCFGFVSFDNPTSAQAAIQAMNGFQIGMKRLKVQLKRPKDANRPY from the exons atggcggcggcggcggcggcggcgggcgaggcggcgggggcggcgtTCAGCACCGCGAACAGCGGCCGGGTGAACGGGCTGAGCCGCCCGCCCGGCGCCATCGCCATGAAGGACCACGACGCCATCAAGCTGTTCGTGGGGCAGATCCCGCGCAACCTGGAGGAGAGCGACCTCAAGCCGCTCTTCGAGGAGTTCGGCCGCATCTACGAGCTCACCGTGCTCAAGGATCGCTTCACCGGCATGCACAAAG GCTGTGCCTTCCTCACCTACTGCGCCCGCGACTCGGCGCTGAAGGCTCAGAGCGCCCTGCATGAGCAGAAGACGCTGCCGGGG ATGAACCGCCCCATCCAGGTGAAGCCGGCCGACAGCGAGGGCCGAGGAG aagACAGGAAGCTCTTTGTGGGCATGCTGGGGAAGCAACAGAGTGAGGACGATGTCCGCCGCCTCTTTGAGCCCTTCGGCCAAATCGAGGAGTGCACCATCCTGCGAGGGCCTGATGGAGCCAGCAAAG GTTGTGCCTTTGTGAAATATGGGAGCCATGCCGAGGCACAGGCTGCCATCAACAGCCTGCACGGCAGCCAAACCATGCCG gGCGCCTCGTCCAGCCTGGTGGTGAAGTTTGCGGACACGGATAAGGAGAGGACCCTGCGTCGGATGCATCAGATGGCGGGGCAGCTGGGCATCTTCAACCCCATGACCATCCAGTTTGGCGCCTACGGGGCCTACACACAAGCG ATCAtgcagcagcaggcagccctgatggcagctgcccagggcacttgCCTCAACCCCATGGCCGCCATCGCCGCCGCCCAGATGCAACAAATGGCCGCCTTCAACGTCAGCGGGCTGGTGGCCGCCCCCCTCACCCCCTCTTCAG GTACGAGCACCCCCCCGGGGATCAGCACGGCGCCGGTGCCCAGCATTGCCGCGCCCATCGGCGTGAACGGCTTCAGCCCCCTGCCACCCCAGACCAACGGGCAGCCCGCCTCCGACACCATCTACACCAACGGCATCCACCCCTACCCAG ctCAAAGCCCCACGGTGGCAGACCCCCTCCAGCAGGCCTATGCCGGCATGCAGCACTATGCAG CAGCATATCCCACTGCCTATGCTCCCATCAGCCAAGCCTTTCCCCAGCAGGCACCGCTCATCCCGCAGCAGCAGCGAGAAG GTCCCGAGGGCTGTAACCTGTTTATTTATCACCTGCCCCAGGAGTTCGGGGACGCGGAGCTCACGCAGATGTTCTTGCCTTTCGGCAACGTCATCTCTGCCAAAGTCTTTGTGGACCGTGCCACCAACCAGAGTAAATGCTTTG gtTTCGTCAGTTTTGACAATCCGACGAGCGCCCAGGCGGCCATTCAGGCCATGAATGGCTTCCAGATTGGCATGAAGAGGCTAAAAGTCCAGCTAAAGCGGCCGAAAGATGCCAACAGACCCTACTGA